CGATCAGAGTGAGACCGTCGAGATCGTCGGTGGCTTCGATCTGACAGGAAAGGCGCGAGGTGGTTTGGCGTTCGGATTCGGCGACGTCGAGCATGGCGTCTTCGAAATCATCCGCGCCGCCGGTTTTGTCGGCCCAGTCCTGCGCCACATAGACATGGCAGGTGGCACAGGAGAGCGTGCCGCCGCATTCACCGATGATGCCGGGCACATTATTGTCGACTGCGGCCTGCATCATGTTGGTGCCATTTGCGACCTGTGCTGTGTGTTCGGTGCCGTCGGGGAGAATCCAGGTGACGTTCATATCGGGTCTCTTTCTTTCGGGCCGGGGCGCGCGGGGTGAGGGCGGGAGCCTCCGGCGGGAGTATTTCAGGGCAAGATGAAGGGGCGGGCGAAAATTTTAGACAAAGTGGACGTAGAAATCGCGCAGGGCGTCGCCTTCGAGGTCTTTGGTTTTCTTGACCTCTTTTTCCTTCATGAAGATGTGGTTGTCGCACAGGAGTTGTCCTACGGCCTGTGTCAGCGCCGTGTCGGCGGCGAGGTCGGCGGCGGCGCCTTTGAGCGTGCTGGCGGTGCTTTCGGTGGCGTCGGTTTTGTCAAAGCCGTCGCCGGTTTCAATGGGCGGTAGGTCATAGCTGTTTTCAAAACCTAGGCGCGCGGCTTGGAGCACGGCGGCGGTGGCGGTGTAGGGGTTGGACGAGGCATCCGCCATGCGATGTTCGAGCCGCGCCTTGGCGCCGCCTTCCGAGCTTATCCGCGTGGTGACGTTGCGGTGGTCGCCGCCCCAGTTTTTCCAGAAGCCCGAGAGCGAGCCGGGTTGCAGGCGTTGATAGGAGTTGGCGGTTGGCGCGATCAGGCCCGCGAGCCCTTTGTGGTGGTGCAAGAGCCCGGCGAGGCAGCCACGCGCGAGGTCGTTCATGTGATCGGGGCCGCCCTCTGGCCCGGAGGAGAGCGCGTTGCCGCCGCTTTGATCGGCGAAGGAAAAGTTGATGTGCATGCCCGAGCCGCCGGCTTCGGCGATGGGTTTGGGCATGAAGGTGAGCAGGATGCCATGTTCGAGTGCGATTTCACGCGCCATCAG
This genomic window from Rhodobacteraceae bacterium D3-12 contains:
- a CDS encoding 2Fe-2S iron-sulfur cluster-binding protein, yielding MNVTWILPDGTEHTAQVANGTNMMQAAVDNNVPGIIGECGGTLSCATCHVYVAQDWADKTGGADDFEDAMLDVAESERQTTSRLSCQIEATDDLDGLTLIVPQV
- a CDS encoding glutamine synthetase family protein; this translates as MKPRLRALYCDHLSIMRGKYLPGSKIADASTRLCRSTFGVHYDKDLLPAPGAMMMDGLPDMELRWLHDEIRDSWEDNTQIVLGDLYDHQGAPLPMCPRTALKRAVADWGKHGLAPKVGIELECFALQAGVDGRLEPYDTPGGVVYGTGPFSDPLRFNDAIWEAAEDLGFSLEMITAEYDSPQFEYVLTFDDAVKAVDDIVLFRLMAREIALEHGILLTFMPKPIAEAGGSGMHINFSFADQSGGNALSSGPEGGPDHMNDLARGCLAGLLHHHKGLAGLIAPTANSYQRLQPGSLSGFWKNWGGDHRNVTTRISSEGGAKARLEHRMADASSNPYTATAAVLQAARLGFENSYDLPPIETGDGFDKTDATESTASTLKGAAADLAADTALTQAVGQLLCDNHIFMKEKEVKKTKDLEGDALRDFYVHFV